Proteins encoded within one genomic window of Empedobacter falsenii:
- a CDS encoding cation-translocating P-type ATPase gives MSIKIPENLKGLSDSEVKKAQEQYGNNAIKSDQNSAWYSLLFDILKEPMTLILIAVSIIYVLVGDLGEAAFMFVAIVAVTGISFYQDSRNQKALQELEKLNEPLSSVIRNGRLVEIPTHEITIGDLCVTEEGKMINADGNIVHSNDFSVNESALTGESMSVFKDTDHPEIYSGTLTVSGLAIFEVTAIGAETKLGKIGTSILSIKEEKSPLQLQIEKFVKGMAIIGIIVFVMVCGFNYFQTRDIVSSLLNGLTLAMSILPEEIPVAFTTFMALGSWKLLREGIIVKKSSVVETLGSTTVICSDKTGTITENSMKLKAIYDAKTSSVFDENQFKNVEIYEIIQYAMWSSEPVPFDPMEKTLHRVYEQTQLDERNQYQMFFEYPLSGKPPMMTHCFKNKDNQRIIAAKGAPEAILNVSNLSEEVINQLKKVIDDFGLKGFRLLGVAKSNFEEDNFPKHQQDLPFEFLGFVVFYDPPKKGINTVFQQIYDAGIKVKVITGDNAETTKSIAEQAGILHAENSITGSEIAQLSEKDLLQTAHDKVLFARMFPEAKLAVVKALKEDGEVVAMLGDGVNDGPALKAAHIGVAMGEKGTEIAKQAAQLILTNDDLGKLVVGIAAGRRIYTNLKKAVQYIISIHIPIILIVSLPLFLGWAFPQIFTPVHVIFLELVMGPTCSIVYENEPLEKDSMKRKPRPMTETFLNWKELSTSIIQGIIITLGLLFVYQYTYQLGGNEEKTRAMVFTTLIFSNVWLSLTNRSFYYSLWSSFRNKNNLMVYVTVLTLVILFAILYIQPISLFFKVTSLNLNELGIAMLVAMLSVLWFEVYKCIKRRRKIE, from the coding sequence ATGTCTATAAAAATTCCTGAAAATTTAAAAGGGTTATCTGATTCTGAAGTTAAAAAAGCTCAAGAACAATACGGAAATAATGCGATAAAAAGTGATCAAAATTCTGCTTGGTACAGCTTATTGTTTGATATTCTAAAAGAACCAATGACGTTAATTTTGATTGCTGTATCAATTATTTATGTGTTGGTTGGTGATTTGGGCGAAGCTGCATTTATGTTTGTGGCGATTGTTGCGGTGACAGGAATTTCTTTTTACCAAGATTCTCGTAATCAAAAAGCTCTGCAAGAGTTGGAAAAGTTGAACGAACCTTTGAGTTCTGTTATCCGTAATGGACGATTAGTTGAGATTCCAACACACGAAATTACAATTGGTGATTTGTGTGTGACGGAAGAAGGAAAAATGATCAATGCGGATGGGAATATTGTTCATAGTAATGATTTTTCGGTGAACGAATCTGCTTTAACAGGCGAAAGTATGTCGGTTTTTAAAGATACAGATCATCCAGAAATTTACAGTGGAACCTTGACGGTTTCTGGATTGGCTATTTTTGAAGTGACGGCTATTGGAGCAGAAACAAAATTAGGGAAAATAGGAACCTCAATTTTATCTATAAAAGAAGAGAAGTCGCCTTTGCAATTGCAGATAGAAAAATTTGTGAAAGGAATGGCAATCATTGGAATCATTGTTTTTGTAATGGTTTGCGGATTCAATTATTTTCAAACAAGAGACATTGTAAGCAGTTTATTAAACGGTTTGACTTTGGCAATGTCTATTTTACCTGAAGAAATTCCAGTTGCATTTACCACATTTATGGCATTGGGTTCATGGAAATTATTACGCGAAGGAATTATTGTAAAAAAGAGTAGCGTTGTCGAAACTTTAGGAAGTACAACTGTTATTTGTAGTGATAAAACAGGAACAATTACAGAAAATTCGATGAAATTGAAAGCTATTTATGATGCAAAAACGTCTTCTGTTTTTGATGAAAATCAATTCAAAAATGTCGAAATTTATGAGATTATACAATATGCGATGTGGAGTAGTGAACCTGTTCCGTTCGATCCTATGGAAAAAACGTTGCACCGAGTTTACGAACAAACGCAGCTTGATGAACGTAATCAATATCAAATGTTTTTCGAATATCCTTTATCTGGGAAGCCTCCCATGATGACACATTGTTTTAAAAATAAAGATAATCAACGAATAATTGCGGCAAAAGGTGCTCCAGAAGCAATTCTGAATGTTTCAAACTTATCTGAAGAAGTAATAAATCAATTAAAAAAAGTAATTGATGATTTTGGATTAAAAGGTTTTCGACTTTTAGGTGTTGCGAAATCTAATTTTGAAGAGGATAATTTTCCAAAACATCAACAAGATTTACCCTTCGAATTTTTAGGATTCGTCGTTTTTTATGATCCTCCAAAAAAAGGAATTAATACTGTGTTTCAACAGATTTATGATGCGGGAATAAAAGTAAAAGTGATTACGGGTGATAATGCTGAAACAACAAAAAGTATTGCAGAACAGGCTGGAATTTTACATGCAGAAAATAGTATTACAGGAAGTGAAATTGCTCAACTTTCGGAGAAAGATCTGTTACAAACGGCTCATGATAAAGTGTTGTTTGCTCGTATGTTTCCTGAAGCGAAATTGGCTGTTGTAAAAGCGTTGAAAGAAGATGGAGAAGTAGTGGCAATGTTGGGTGATGGGGTTAATGATGGACCAGCCTTGAAAGCGGCTCATATTGGAGTGGCGATGGGTGAAAAGGGAACAGAAATAGCGAAACAAGCTGCTCAATTGATTTTGACGAATGATGATTTAGGTAAATTAGTAGTCGGAATCGCTGCTGGAAGACGTATTTATACGAATCTCAAAAAAGCTGTTCAATATATTATTTCTATTCATATTCCGATTATTTTAATTGTTTCGTTGCCATTATTTTTAGGTTGGGCTTTTCCACAAATTTTTACGCCAGTTCACGTTATTTTCTTAGAATTGGTAATGGGACCAACATGTTCTATTGTGTATGAAAATGAACCATTGGAAAAAGATTCGATGAAAAGAAAACCTCGTCCGATGACCGAAACTTTCTTGAATTGGAAAGAGCTTTCAACAAGTATTATTCAAGGAATTATAATTACATTAGGATTGTTGTTTGTATATCAATATACTTATCAACTTGGAGGAAATGAAGAGAAAACACGTGCAATGGTTTTTACAACGTTAATTTTCTCGAATGTTTGGTTGAGTTTAACTAATCGCTCATTTTATTATAGTTTGTGGTCAAGTTTCCGAAACAAAAATAATTTAATGGTCTATGTCACAGTTTTGACATTAGTAATACTTTTTGCCATATTGTATATACAGCCAATTTCATTGTTTTTTAAAGTAACTTCATTAAATCTAAATGAATTAGGAATCGCGATGCTTGTAGCAATGCTTTCTGTACTTTGGTTCGAAGTGTATAAATGTATAAAACGTAGAAGAAAAATTGAATAA
- a CDS encoding C40 family peptidase: MKYAICQVSVAPLRSEARDSSEMVSQVLFGEKLIILEELEKWTKVQLAFDGYEGWLDPKQIVEISEEEYNKDSIEKFAINPYNHAMESGLPMTLTIGAEVRALNESKIKIGPKCFEYFGVYTSGKKSKDQLVEIAKAYLNVPYLWGGKSSFGIDCSGLTQQVYKIGGYKIPRDAYQQAEMGEVLSFVEEAEPGDLAFFDNAEGRIIHVGIMCGNGKILHAHGKVRIDPIDTNGIFNTDSQKYSHKLRCIRKLIP, from the coding sequence ATGAAGTACGCCATTTGTCAAGTAAGTGTTGCGCCATTGCGCTCCGAAGCAAGAGATTCATCAGAAATGGTGAGTCAGGTTTTGTTTGGAGAAAAGTTGATTATTTTAGAAGAATTAGAAAAATGGACGAAAGTTCAGTTAGCTTTTGATGGTTATGAAGGTTGGCTTGATCCAAAACAAATTGTAGAAATTTCGGAAGAAGAATATAATAAAGATTCAATCGAGAAATTTGCTATCAATCCGTACAATCATGCGATGGAAAGTGGCTTGCCAATGACTTTGACAATTGGAGCTGAGGTTCGTGCTTTGAATGAAAGTAAAATCAAAATTGGTCCAAAATGTTTTGAATATTTTGGGGTATATACTTCTGGTAAAAAATCAAAAGATCAATTGGTCGAAATAGCAAAAGCCTATCTAAATGTGCCTTATTTATGGGGCGGAAAATCTTCTTTTGGAATTGATTGTTCTGGTTTAACGCAACAAGTGTACAAAATAGGAGGTTACAAAATTCCGAGAGATGCTTATCAACAAGCGGAAATGGGCGAAGTTTTGAGTTTTGTAGAAGAAGCAGAACCTGGAGATTTAGCTTTTTTTGATAATGCAGAAGGTCGAATTATTCATGTCGGAATTATGTGTGGAAATGGAAAGATTTTACATGCACACGGAAAAGTTCGCATTGATCCAATTGATACAAATGGAATTTTCAATACCGATTCTCAAAAATATTCGCATAAATTGCGATGCATTCGAAAATTAATTCCTTAA
- a CDS encoding O-methyltransferase: protein MIKISPVLESYLDHHVDQEPEILSRLRVETYQCTTQPHMISGEYQGRLLSILSKILAPKTILELGTFTGYATLCLAEGLTADGKIITMDKNDELEYLCRKYFDESEFASKIDFRINDARKELNTIEKDSVDLAFIDADKESYPYYFEKVLELLRPGGAMLVDNVLWYGKVMMEEEDKKDPSTKILKEFNEMVTKDERVESIILPIRDGITLIRKK, encoded by the coding sequence ATGATAAAAATTTCACCAGTTTTAGAATCGTATTTAGATCATCATGTGGATCAAGAACCTGAAATCTTGAGCCGTTTACGTGTTGAAACTTATCAATGTACAACGCAGCCACACATGATTTCGGGCGAATATCAAGGTCGTTTGTTAAGCATTTTGTCGAAGATTTTAGCGCCTAAAACTATTTTAGAGTTAGGAACTTTCACAGGTTACGCAACATTGTGTTTGGCAGAAGGTTTGACTGCTGATGGAAAAATCATTACGATGGATAAAAATGATGAGTTAGAATATCTTTGCAGAAAGTATTTTGATGAATCAGAATTTGCTTCAAAAATTGATTTCAGAATCAATGATGCGCGCAAAGAATTGAATACAATTGAAAAAGATTCTGTAGATTTAGCTTTTATTGATGCCGATAAAGAGAGTTATCCTTATTATTTCGAGAAGGTATTGGAACTTCTTCGTCCCGGAGGAGCAATGTTGGTTGACAATGTGTTGTGGTACGGAAAAGTGATGATGGAGGAGGAAGATAAGAAAGATCCTTCGACAAAAATCTTGAAAGAATTTAATGAGATGGTAACGAAAGATGAACGTGTCGAATCGATCATTTTACCAATTCGTGATGGAATTACATTAATTCGAAAAAAATAA